The proteins below are encoded in one region of Caballeronia sp. SL2Y3:
- a CDS encoding AEC family transporter produces the protein MSSPVSSPAAFFSSLVGPLVTIVLPVFGLIAAGYACRKLNKLGPTAASELNRFVVYLALPALLFDIMAKTPLKTLDQPAFIAAFGIGSAVVFVLTLGVRLMQARPLADASIDGLNAAYPNTGFVGLPLCLLAFGKPSLAPAVIATIMTVCVLFGIAIVLIELGLQAGSGIGATLWRVAKSLGKNPLLIAPVALGLFLGANGEARNARTTSALVALKLLAQPLLTWWLAVQVFALPPLWAKSAVILSALPTGTGPFMLAEFYRREGSVTSSTILFSTVLSLVTVTLCLALMV, from the coding sequence ATGTCATCGCCGGTTTCTTCGCCCGCTGCGTTTTTCTCGTCGCTCGTCGGTCCGCTCGTCACCATCGTCTTGCCCGTCTTCGGCCTGATCGCTGCGGGCTACGCGTGCCGCAAGCTCAACAAGCTCGGGCCCACGGCGGCGTCCGAGTTGAACCGCTTCGTCGTTTATCTCGCGCTCCCGGCGCTGCTCTTCGACATCATGGCGAAAACGCCACTGAAGACGCTCGATCAACCGGCGTTCATCGCGGCATTCGGCATCGGATCGGCGGTCGTGTTCGTGCTGACGCTCGGCGTGCGGCTGATGCAAGCCCGCCCGCTCGCCGATGCCAGCATCGACGGGCTGAACGCCGCTTATCCGAACACGGGCTTCGTGGGCTTGCCGCTCTGCCTGCTCGCGTTCGGCAAGCCGAGCCTCGCGCCTGCCGTCATCGCGACGATCATGACCGTGTGCGTGCTCTTCGGCATCGCGATCGTGCTGATCGAACTCGGCTTGCAAGCGGGAAGCGGTATCGGCGCGACGCTGTGGCGCGTGGCGAAGTCGCTCGGCAAGAATCCGCTCTTGATCGCGCCGGTCGCGCTCGGGCTCTTTCTCGGCGCGAACGGCGAAGCCCGCAACGCGCGGACGACGAGCGCACTCGTCGCGCTCAAGCTCCTGGCGCAGCCGCTTCTGACGTGGTGGCTCGCGGTCCAGGTGTTCGCGCTGCCGCCGCTGTGGGCCAAAAGCGCCGTGATTCTCAGCGCGCTGCCGACCGGCACCGGCCCGTTCATGCTCGCCGAGTTCTACCGGCGCGAGGGCAGCGTGACGTCGAGCACGATCCTTTTTTCGACCGTGCTGTCGCTCGTCACGGTCACGCTCTGTCTCGCGCTGATGGTGTGA
- a CDS encoding lipocalin family protein yields the protein MKSRRPWAYGAAALIAIGGIGALAAYGLKGAKRSGNENVPEPSKAVDLDRYLGHWFEFARYENRFERNCEAVTANYARREDGLISVINACREGSLTGRYRSAEGRAKVVPGSNGTKLKVSFFGPFYVGDYWILDHADDYSWSIVGEPTGRYLWILTREARPSAELRRTLLVRAAALGYDTTMLRETQHD from the coding sequence ATGAAATCACGACGACCTTGGGCGTATGGCGCCGCGGCGCTGATAGCGATAGGAGGCATCGGTGCGCTCGCGGCCTATGGACTGAAAGGCGCGAAGCGCAGCGGTAACGAGAACGTGCCGGAGCCGTCGAAGGCCGTGGACCTCGACCGCTATCTCGGCCACTGGTTCGAATTCGCCCGCTACGAAAACCGCTTCGAGCGCAATTGCGAAGCTGTCACCGCCAACTATGCGCGGCGCGAGGACGGTCTCATTTCGGTCATCAACGCGTGCCGCGAAGGCAGCCTCACCGGACGATACCGCTCGGCGGAAGGACGCGCGAAGGTCGTGCCCGGATCGAACGGAACGAAGCTCAAGGTCTCGTTCTTCGGGCCGTTCTATGTCGGCGACTACTGGATTCTCGATCACGCCGACGACTATTCGTGGTCTATCGTCGGCGAGCCGACGGGCCGCTATCTGTGGATTCTCACGCGCGAGGCCCGCCCTTCGGCCGAATTGCGCCGCACGCTGCTCGTGCGCGCCGCCGCGCTCGGGTACGACACCACGATGCTGCGCGAAACGCAGCACGACTGA
- a CDS encoding sigma-54-dependent Fis family transcriptional regulator yields the protein MRNDWINVPADYSDVMRRAMESLFKTFENLSEGTFIVDADARVVWINKRYAARFGFSDPTDAIGLDCEAVIPNSLMREVVATGKPILLDVLETDREPLVVTRLPLKDDQGATVGAIGFALFDEMKALTPLFAHYSRVQQELIATRQSLAQARRAKYTFASFVGTSPASLEVKRQARRAALVDSPVLLLGETGTGKELLAHAIHGASTRAAKPLVTVNVAAIPDTLLEVEFFGAAPGAYTGAERKGRVGKFELADGGTLFLDEIGDMPLPLQGKLLRVLQDKEFEPLGSNRIVRADVRIIAATSADLPALVAAGRFRADLFYRLNVLTIHAPPLRERLGDIEALAYAILEDLSGEARTGRIRQFVLHDDALRLLTACAWPGNVRELRNTLERALMLSDSEHIDARALSAFIDSKPAAPLEKTQMEAAVPYAQAMNDFERRFLADALRSSGGRVAEAAQRIGIGRATMYKKIAALGIEV from the coding sequence ATGCGCAACGACTGGATCAACGTACCCGCCGACTACAGCGACGTCATGCGGCGCGCCATGGAGTCGCTCTTCAAGACGTTCGAGAATCTGAGCGAAGGCACTTTCATCGTCGATGCGGACGCCCGCGTCGTCTGGATCAACAAGCGTTATGCGGCGCGCTTCGGCTTCTCCGATCCGACCGATGCCATCGGTCTCGACTGCGAAGCGGTCATCCCGAACAGCCTGATGCGCGAAGTCGTCGCGACTGGCAAGCCGATTTTGCTCGACGTGCTCGAGACGGACCGCGAGCCGCTCGTCGTCACGCGCCTGCCGCTGAAGGACGATCAGGGCGCGACCGTCGGCGCAATCGGCTTCGCGCTCTTCGACGAGATGAAGGCGCTCACGCCGCTCTTCGCGCATTACTCGCGCGTCCAGCAGGAATTGATCGCGACGCGGCAGTCGCTCGCGCAGGCGCGGCGGGCCAAGTACACGTTCGCGAGCTTCGTCGGCACGAGCCCGGCGAGTCTCGAAGTGAAGCGGCAGGCGCGGCGCGCGGCGCTCGTCGATTCGCCCGTGCTGCTGCTCGGCGAAACCGGCACCGGCAAGGAACTGCTCGCGCACGCGATCCACGGCGCATCGACGCGGGCGGCCAAGCCGCTCGTCACCGTCAACGTCGCGGCGATTCCGGACACGCTGCTCGAAGTGGAGTTTTTCGGCGCGGCGCCGGGCGCGTACACGGGCGCGGAACGCAAAGGGCGCGTCGGCAAATTCGAGCTGGCAGACGGCGGCACGCTGTTCCTCGACGAAATCGGCGACATGCCGCTGCCGTTGCAGGGCAAGCTCTTGCGCGTGTTGCAGGACAAGGAGTTCGAGCCGCTCGGGTCGAACCGCATCGTGCGCGCGGACGTGCGCATCATCGCGGCGACGTCGGCGGATCTGCCCGCGCTCGTTGCAGCGGGGCGCTTTCGCGCCGACCTGTTCTATCGTCTGAACGTGCTGACGATCCACGCGCCGCCTCTGCGCGAGCGGCTCGGCGATATCGAGGCACTCGCGTACGCGATCCTCGAAGACCTGTCGGGCGAAGCGCGCACGGGCCGCATCCGCCAGTTCGTGCTTCACGACGACGCGCTGCGTCTTTTGACCGCGTGCGCGTGGCCCGGCAACGTGCGCGAGTTGCGCAACACGCTCGAACGGGCGCTGATGCTCTCGGACAGCGAGCATATCGACGCACGCGCTCTCTCTGCCTTCATCGACTCGAAGCCGGCCGCGCCGCTCGAAAAGACACAGATGGAAGCGGCCGTGCCCTACGCGCAGGCGATGAACGACTTCGAGCGCCGCTTTCTCGCCGACGCATTGCGCTCGAGCGGCGGGCGCGTGGCGGAAGCAGCGCAACGCATCGGCATCGGGCGGGCGACGATGTACAAGAAGATCGCGGCACTCGGCATCGAGGTGTGA
- a CDS encoding GntP family permease, translating into MSFLIVLAALAFLMLAAYRGYSVILFAPIAALAAVLLTDPAAVAPVFSGIFMEKMVGFVKLYFPVFLLGAVFGKVIELSGFSESIVAAAIRYIGKSRVNAVIVAVCALLTYGGVSLFVVVFAVYPFAAEMYRQSNIPKRLMPGAIALGAFSFTMDSLPGTPQIQNIIPTTFFKTTGWAAPWLGVIGSVFIIVVGLSFLEWRRRSAMAKGEGYGTSLVNEPERVESTNMPNPLLAVAPLVLVGVANFALTRWIPTWYGASYTVAPNALPGVHTPVTTAIKPVIAIWAVEGALLLGILLVLLTAFSRVKERFAPGTRAAVAGALLAAMNTASEYGFGGVIAALPGFLVVSDALKSIPNPLVNAAISVSSLAGITGSASGGMSIALAAMSDLFIKGAEAAHIPLEVLHRVVAMASGGMDTLPHNGAVITLLAVTGLTHRESYRDIFAVTVIKTLAVFFVIGVYYATGIV; encoded by the coding sequence ATGTCGTTCCTCATCGTGCTCGCCGCCCTGGCGTTCCTGATGCTGGCCGCCTATCGCGGCTACAGCGTCATCCTGTTCGCGCCGATCGCCGCGCTCGCGGCCGTCCTGCTCACCGATCCCGCCGCCGTCGCGCCGGTGTTCTCGGGCATCTTCATGGAGAAGATGGTCGGCTTCGTGAAGCTCTACTTCCCCGTGTTCCTGCTCGGCGCGGTGTTCGGCAAGGTGATCGAACTCTCCGGTTTCTCGGAGTCGATCGTTGCCGCTGCGATCCGCTACATCGGCAAGTCGCGGGTCAATGCGGTGATCGTCGCCGTATGCGCGTTGCTCACCTACGGCGGCGTGTCGCTCTTCGTGGTCGTGTTCGCCGTGTATCCGTTCGCGGCGGAAATGTACCGGCAGAGCAATATCCCGAAGCGGCTGATGCCCGGCGCCATCGCGCTCGGCGCGTTCTCATTCACGATGGATTCACTGCCCGGCACGCCGCAGATCCAGAACATCATCCCGACGACGTTCTTCAAGACGACCGGCTGGGCCGCGCCGTGGCTGGGCGTGATCGGCTCGGTGTTCATCATCGTCGTGGGCCTTTCGTTTCTGGAGTGGCGCCGGCGCTCGGCCATGGCCAAGGGCGAAGGCTACGGCACCTCGCTCGTGAACGAGCCTGAACGCGTCGAATCCACCAACATGCCGAATCCGCTGCTCGCGGTCGCGCCGCTCGTGCTCGTCGGTGTCGCGAACTTCGCGCTCACGCGCTGGATTCCGACTTGGTACGGCGCGAGCTATACCGTCGCGCCCAATGCGCTGCCGGGCGTGCACACGCCGGTGACCACGGCCATCAAGCCGGTCATCGCGATCTGGGCGGTCGAGGGCGCGTTGCTGCTCGGCATTCTGCTGGTTCTGCTGACGGCGTTTTCCCGCGTGAAGGAACGTTTTGCGCCGGGCACGCGCGCCGCCGTGGCGGGGGCGCTGCTCGCCGCGATGAACACGGCGTCGGAATACGGCTTCGGCGGCGTGATCGCGGCGCTGCCGGGCTTCCTAGTCGTCTCGGACGCGCTGAAGAGCATCCCGAATCCGCTCGTCAACGCCGCGATTTCCGTGAGTTCGCTCGCGGGCATCACGGGGTCCGCGTCGGGCGGCATGAGCATCGCGCTTGCCGCCATGTCGGACCTTTTCATCAAGGGCGCGGAAGCCGCGCATATTCCGCTGGAAGTCCTGCACCGCGTGGTCGCGATGGCGAGCGGCGGCATGGACACGCTGCCGCACAACGGCGCGGTCATCACGCTGCTCGCGGTCACCGGACTGACGCACCGCGAGTCCTATCGCGACATTTTCGCCGTCACCGTTATCAAGACGCTGGCGGTGTTTTTCGTCATCGGCGTGTACTACGCGACCGGAATCGTGTAA
- a CDS encoding GNAT family N-acetyltransferase — translation MSEHVGTRRKPHCVVARRNGKMVAVWPLLVSYRNCWKFAEPLTPQNRSPSDILVAPEKDAQQIVEALYKETVRATRADVFELWRIRKTSPLYACAKRQAVIRREEEDLTPHAALRGIQDWNAFSRSRSGREKTKPEYLKRRLAKEGQFKVELIEPSDPRLESFIEWFVVQKRKWATEKIGESLWTFSDASLKFWKALLSGPAAASGIFRLFVMTFNGEPVAANIVSMNSNTFYLIAITYDMNLKKFSPGTILVDECVKWAFEHHLDFDFGPGEQRYKTSWSGGESYPMSSFMVLATPWGQTGYMTKQFVKQTRERAMRVVNRVVRKSVAQATPESD, via the coding sequence ATGAGCGAACACGTCGGCACGCGGCGCAAACCGCATTGTGTCGTCGCGAGGCGCAACGGAAAGATGGTGGCCGTGTGGCCGTTGCTCGTGTCTTATCGCAATTGCTGGAAATTCGCTGAACCGCTGACACCGCAAAACCGTTCGCCGAGCGATATTCTCGTCGCTCCGGAAAAGGACGCGCAGCAAATCGTCGAAGCGCTGTACAAAGAGACCGTGCGAGCCACGCGCGCCGACGTTTTCGAGTTATGGCGCATTCGCAAGACTTCGCCGCTTTATGCGTGCGCGAAGCGCCAGGCGGTAATTCGCCGCGAAGAAGAAGACCTCACGCCTCACGCAGCCTTACGCGGCATTCAGGACTGGAATGCCTTCAGCCGCTCGCGGTCCGGACGAGAGAAAACCAAGCCGGAGTACCTCAAACGGCGGCTCGCGAAGGAAGGACAGTTCAAAGTCGAATTGATCGAGCCTTCGGACCCGCGCCTCGAATCGTTTATCGAATGGTTCGTGGTTCAAAAGCGAAAATGGGCGACCGAGAAAATCGGGGAAAGTCTATGGACATTCTCCGATGCCAGCCTGAAGTTCTGGAAAGCGCTTCTTTCCGGTCCGGCCGCTGCCTCCGGAATCTTCAGGCTCTTCGTCATGACCTTCAATGGCGAACCGGTCGCGGCGAATATCGTTTCGATGAATAGCAATACCTTCTATCTCATCGCGATTACTTACGATATGAACCTGAAGAAATTCTCACCGGGCACCATTCTCGTCGATGAGTGCGTGAAATGGGCTTTCGAACATCATCTCGACTTCGACTTCGGTCCCGGCGAGCAACGCTATAAAACGTCGTGGAGCGGCGGCGAGTCGTATCCGATGTCCTCGTTCATGGTGCTCGCCACGCCGTGGGGACAAACCGGTTATATGACGAAGCAATTCGTCAAACAGACACGCGAACGCGCCATGCGCGTCGTAAATCGCGTCGTGCGAAAATCGGTCGCGCAGGCGACGCCTGAAAGCGATTAG
- a CDS encoding 3-hydroxybutyrate dehydrogenase, translating to MTQSASNNLAGKTALVTGSTSGIGLGIATALAQAGANLVLNGFGDVSGALAQIEATGAKAVHHAADMTKPAEIEAMIAFAAERFGALDILVNNAGIQHVATIDEFPVERWDAIIAINLSSAFHTMRVALPGMRERGWGRVINIASVHGLVGSAGKSAYVAAKHGILGLTKVAALENARTGVTVNAICPGFVLTPLVQKQIDDLAARESLSPDAARAKLLGEKQPSAQFVTPQQIGDMAVFLCSDAASEMRGSALQIDGGWSAQ from the coding sequence ATGACTCAATCCGCATCGAACAACCTGGCCGGCAAGACCGCGCTCGTGACCGGCTCGACGAGCGGTATCGGCCTCGGCATTGCCACGGCGCTCGCGCAAGCGGGGGCCAACCTCGTGCTGAACGGCTTCGGCGACGTGAGCGGCGCGCTCGCGCAGATCGAGGCAACCGGCGCCAAGGCCGTGCATCACGCGGCCGACATGACCAAACCCGCCGAGATCGAAGCCATGATCGCGTTCGCGGCTGAACGCTTCGGCGCGCTGGACATTCTCGTGAACAACGCAGGCATCCAGCACGTCGCGACCATCGACGAATTTCCGGTCGAACGCTGGGACGCGATCATCGCGATCAACCTGAGTTCCGCGTTCCATACCATGCGCGTCGCGCTGCCCGGCATGCGCGAGCGCGGCTGGGGCCGTGTCATCAACATCGCGTCGGTGCATGGGCTCGTCGGCTCTGCGGGCAAGTCGGCGTATGTCGCGGCCAAGCACGGCATTCTCGGACTCACGAAAGTGGCGGCGCTCGAAAACGCGCGCACGGGCGTCACCGTCAACGCCATTTGCCCCGGCTTCGTGCTGACGCCGCTCGTGCAAAAGCAGATCGACGATCTCGCCGCCCGGGAATCGCTCTCGCCCGACGCCGCCCGCGCGAAACTGCTCGGCGAAAAACAGCCGTCCGCGCAGTTCGTGACGCCGCAGCAGATCGGCGACATGGCCGTGTTTCTGTGCTCGGACGCCGCGAGCGAGATGCGCGGCTCGGCGTTGCAGATCGACGGGGGATGGAGCGCGCAGTAA
- a CDS encoding PAS domain-containing methyl-accepting chemotaxis protein, translated as MRDNQPVTQREFDFPAAEMLVSATDLSGNIQYCNPAFVDVSGFTREELIGQPHNIIRHPDMPREAFADLWSTVRAGRSWTALVKNRRKNGDHYWVRANVTPVMEHGKAIGYLSVRVKPGRAEVKEAEALYATMRAGNAPYRLERGALIRRGIAGKLAALGRVPVTMRVAAGFAAAPVAALIAALVAWRGAPPLPFWIALGAGAAASFAGWLALSRQLDVPVRTMSGFAARMAAGDLTVDMPAARHDDLGDVQRALGQLKANLAAIVLDVRGQIGGMLDAARDIASGNTDLSRRTELQAASLEQTAATMDQLTTTVQGNADATVRALEVVKEAQSAAEDGGRIASQVERTMAGITAASRRIADITDVIDGIAFQTNILALNAAVEAARAGEAGRSFAVVATEVRNLAQRCAASAKEIESVVATSVAQIEEGTSLVSRTTSQMRAIDEAVHRVSTIIMEVAKASGEQAEGIAQVNQAVAHLDDSTQQNAALVEQAATTAKRLAERAVVLDEAVRLFTVAPPREPATA; from the coding sequence ATGCGCGACAACCAGCCCGTCACCCAGCGAGAATTCGATTTCCCCGCAGCAGAAATGCTGGTCTCCGCCACGGATCTCTCCGGCAACATTCAGTACTGCAATCCGGCTTTCGTCGACGTGTCGGGATTCACGCGGGAAGAACTGATCGGCCAGCCGCACAACATCATCCGGCATCCGGACATGCCGCGCGAAGCCTTCGCGGACTTGTGGTCGACCGTGCGTGCCGGCCGTTCGTGGACCGCGCTCGTCAAGAACCGCCGCAAGAACGGCGACCACTACTGGGTGCGCGCCAACGTCACGCCCGTGATGGAGCACGGCAAGGCGATCGGCTATCTGAGCGTGCGCGTGAAGCCGGGCCGCGCCGAAGTCAAAGAAGCGGAAGCTCTGTACGCGACGATGCGCGCCGGCAATGCGCCATACCGGCTCGAACGCGGCGCGCTCATCAGGCGCGGCATCGCGGGCAAGCTGGCGGCGCTCGGGCGCGTGCCGGTGACGATGCGCGTCGCGGCGGGTTTCGCGGCTGCGCCCGTCGCTGCGCTTATCGCGGCGCTCGTCGCCTGGCGTGGCGCGCCGCCGCTGCCGTTCTGGATCGCGCTCGGCGCGGGCGCGGCGGCGAGCTTCGCGGGATGGCTCGCGCTTTCGCGTCAGCTGGACGTGCCGGTGCGCACCATGTCGGGATTCGCCGCGCGCATGGCCGCAGGCGATCTCACGGTCGACATGCCCGCCGCGCGCCACGACGATCTTGGCGACGTGCAGCGCGCGCTCGGCCAGTTGAAGGCGAATCTCGCGGCCATCGTCCTCGACGTGCGTGGTCAGATCGGCGGCATGCTCGACGCCGCACGCGACATTGCCAGCGGCAACACGGATCTGTCGCGCCGCACCGAGTTGCAGGCGGCGTCGCTCGAACAGACGGCCGCGACGATGGACCAGCTCACCACGACGGTTCAGGGCAACGCGGACGCCACGGTGCGCGCGCTAGAAGTCGTGAAGGAAGCGCAGTCGGCGGCGGAAGACGGCGGACGCATCGCGAGCCAGGTCGAGCGGACGATGGCGGGCATCACGGCCGCGTCGCGCCGGATCGCGGATATCACCGACGTGATCGACGGCATCGCGTTTCAGACGAACATTCTCGCGCTCAACGCCGCCGTGGAAGCGGCGCGCGCGGGCGAAGCGGGCCGCTCGTTCGCCGTCGTCGCGACCGAAGTGCGCAACCTCGCGCAGCGGTGCGCGGCGTCGGCGAAGGAAATCGAGAGCGTCGTCGCCACGAGCGTCGCGCAGATCGAGGAAGGCACGAGCCTCGTGTCGCGCACGACGAGCCAGATGCGCGCCATCGACGAAGCGGTGCATCGCGTCTCGACCATCATCATGGAAGTGGCGAAGGCGAGCGGCGAGCAGGCCGAAGGCATCGCGCAGGTGAACCAGGCGGTCGCGCATCTGGACGATTCGACGCAGCAAAACGCCGCGCTCGTCGAGCAGGCGGCGACGACGGCCAAGCGGCTCGCCGAGCGCGCGGTCGTCCTGGACGAAGCCGTGCGGCTCTTCACGGTCGCGCCGCCGCGCGAACCGGCGACGGCGTAG
- a CDS encoding AI-2E family transporter: protein MPPLPGPRRPPAKILPPDAPGLRALASLVAVVVVICALYFGRAVMIPIILAILLSFLLAPFVDFLRRLRFGQVPSVIVAVVVALSVLTAVGALIGAQVAQLAGDLPKYQVAVERKVDSIQRMTVGRADAFLGRASRALKRLSPAREQEPHANEDNPAASPIDQPMPVEVHEPAPSPLELAQRFLSPVISPLETTGIVLVVAVFILLQREDLRDRLIRLFGSRDLHRATTAMDEAARRLSRYFLAQLGINVGVGTIICIGLAVIGVPGALLFGVMTALLRFVPYVGTWIAALLAVIFAAAVGPGWTMLIWTIVLYGATDIVAGQIVEPLLYGHSTGLSPFAVIVAAIFWSWIWGPIGLVLSTPLTLCLVILGRHVDRLEFLDVLFGDRPALTPAENFYQRLLANDPDEALVQAESLLKERSLVAYYDEVALEGLRLAHNDVLRGVVTADQLKRINESALDIIEGLEDAEDVTPAVQRKDEPLVNLAADDTAPVASESPPEYFDAGAEGHTASVLCIAGRSPLDDLAATIAVQLFRKHGLGADFTGYERFSRGRFGEVDLSGVTIICVVSFDAAESPPYLRNLLRRLHQRAPAAELIVGLVVAESPLQGEVLVRTSSAAVSFKELVDACVAAARRQSTDGVSWAGLDSQTNAPTVDDRSPAAQDDVPALRKVLGDA, encoded by the coding sequence ATGCCTCCACTTCCCGGCCCGCGCCGGCCTCCTGCGAAGATCCTGCCGCCCGACGCGCCGGGCCTGCGCGCGCTGGCGTCGCTCGTGGCGGTCGTCGTCGTGATATGCGCCTTGTATTTCGGGCGTGCAGTGATGATCCCGATCATCCTCGCGATCCTGCTCAGTTTTCTGCTCGCGCCGTTCGTCGATTTTCTGCGGCGGCTGCGTTTCGGTCAGGTGCCGTCGGTAATCGTGGCGGTCGTGGTCGCGTTGTCCGTGCTTACAGCCGTCGGCGCGCTGATCGGCGCGCAGGTCGCGCAACTCGCGGGCGATCTGCCGAAGTATCAGGTGGCGGTCGAGCGCAAGGTCGACAGCATCCAGCGCATGACGGTCGGCCGCGCGGACGCGTTTCTCGGGCGCGCGTCGCGTGCGCTGAAGCGTCTGTCGCCGGCGCGCGAGCAGGAGCCGCACGCGAACGAGGACAACCCGGCGGCTTCGCCCATCGATCAGCCGATGCCCGTCGAAGTCCACGAGCCGGCGCCGTCGCCGCTGGAACTCGCGCAGCGGTTTCTCTCGCCCGTCATCAGTCCACTGGAAACCACTGGCATCGTGCTCGTCGTCGCGGTGTTCATCCTGTTGCAGCGGGAAGACCTGCGCGACCGGCTGATACGCCTCTTCGGTTCGCGCGACCTGCACCGCGCGACCACCGCGATGGACGAGGCCGCGCGCCGCCTTTCGCGCTATTTCCTCGCGCAACTGGGCATCAACGTCGGCGTGGGAACCATCATCTGCATCGGGCTTGCGGTGATCGGCGTGCCGGGGGCGTTGCTCTTCGGCGTGATGACGGCGCTCCTGCGCTTCGTGCCGTATGTCGGGACATGGATTGCCGCGTTGCTCGCGGTGATTTTCGCGGCGGCGGTCGGGCCGGGCTGGACCATGCTCATCTGGACCATCGTGCTGTACGGCGCCACCGACATCGTGGCCGGGCAGATCGTCGAGCCGCTTCTGTACGGGCACAGCACGGGCCTTTCCCCGTTCGCGGTGATCGTCGCGGCGATTTTCTGGAGCTGGATCTGGGGGCCGATCGGCCTCGTGCTTTCGACGCCGCTTACGCTTTGCCTCGTCATTCTCGGGCGACACGTGGACCGCCTCGAATTTCTCGATGTGCTTTTCGGCGACCGGCCCGCGCTGACACCGGCGGAAAACTTCTATCAGCGCCTGCTCGCCAACGATCCAGACGAAGCGCTCGTGCAGGCGGAGTCGCTGCTGAAGGAACGGTCGCTCGTCGCGTATTACGACGAAGTCGCGCTCGAAGGCCTGCGGCTCGCGCATAACGACGTGCTGCGCGGCGTGGTGACGGCGGACCAGTTGAAGCGCATCAACGAATCGGCGCTCGATATCATCGAAGGTCTGGAAGACGCCGAGGACGTGACGCCCGCAGTCCAGCGCAAGGACGAGCCGCTCGTGAACCTGGCGGCCGACGACACGGCTCCGGTCGCATCCGAATCGCCGCCCGAATACTTCGACGCGGGCGCGGAAGGGCACACGGCGTCGGTGCTGTGCATCGCGGGGAGAAGTCCACTCGACGATCTCGCCGCGACCATCGCCGTGCAGCTTTTCCGCAAGCACGGGCTGGGCGCGGATTTCACCGGCTACGAGCGGTTCTCGCGCGGGCGCTTCGGCGAAGTGGACTTGTCGGGCGTGACGATCATCTGCGTCGTCTCGTTCGATGCCGCTGAATCGCCGCCGTATCTGCGTAATCTGCTGCGCCGGCTGCATCAGCGCGCGCCCGCGGCGGAATTGATCGTCGGGCTGGTGGTCGCGGAAAGTCCGCTGCAAGGCGAAGTGCTCGTGCGGACGAGTTCGGCGGCGGTGTCGTTCAAGGAACTGGTCGATGCCTGCGTGGCGGCCGCGCGCCGCCAGTCCACCGATGGCGTGTCGTGGGCCGGCCTCGATTCGCAGACGAACGCGCCCACGGTGGATGACCGCAGCCCCGCCGCGCAAGACGACGTGCCGGCCTTGCGCAAGGTACTGGGCGACGCCTAG
- a CDS encoding glutathione S-transferase family protein — MKLYHHPLSGHSHRARLFLHLLNVEHDEEEVDLGARAHKSPEFLRLNRFGQVPVLVDGELVIQDSNAILVYIAKKAGATQWLPETPAEAAAVQRWLSVAAGQIAFGPAAARLVTVFGSKFDVDEVIARAHAVLKVIDDELQSRDWIADIGSAHPTIADIALYSYIAGAPEGNVDLSGYRNVLAWLARIEALPGFVPFQKTAAGLRA; from the coding sequence ATGAAGCTCTACCATCACCCGCTTTCCGGCCATTCGCACCGCGCTCGCCTCTTTCTGCATCTGCTGAACGTCGAGCACGACGAAGAGGAAGTCGATCTCGGCGCCCGCGCGCACAAATCGCCCGAATTCCTGCGCCTGAACCGCTTCGGCCAGGTGCCCGTGCTCGTCGACGGCGAGCTCGTCATTCAGGACTCGAACGCGATCCTCGTCTACATCGCCAAGAAGGCGGGCGCGACGCAATGGCTCCCCGAAACGCCCGCCGAAGCCGCCGCCGTGCAGCGCTGGCTTTCGGTCGCGGCGGGGCAGATCGCGTTCGGTCCGGCGGCCGCGCGTCTCGTCACGGTGTTCGGCAGCAAGTTCGACGTGGATGAAGTCATCGCCCGCGCGCATGCGGTGCTCAAGGTGATCGACGACGAATTGCAAAGCCGCGACTGGATCGCGGATATCGGCAGCGCGCATCCGACCATCGCGGATATCGCGCTTTACAGCTACATCGCGGGCGCGCCGGAAGGCAATGTCGATCTGTCCGGCTATCGCAACGTGCTGGCGTGGCTCGCGCGCATCGAAGCGTTGCCGGGCTTCGTGCCCTTTCAGAAGACGGCTGCTGGCCTGCGCGCCTGA